TGAAAGTCAATCCATACACGACGAACACAGTGCTCCAAGAAGAGTTGAATACTGCCGCTTGGGCCTCGTTGGCCGGCAATTATACCGTGACCATCGCCACCATTCCCATTGGTGGAGTCGCCAGTTTAGCGTTGTCGACCACAAAGACGGCTAAAAATATGGAGATTGTTCTTCGGGATAGTTCTCCTGAAGATCTTCGTACCAAGAATCGAAAAAAGTTAGAGGACATGCATATTGAAAAACCGGTGATCAAACAATTCCTCGAGAATCCCTGGTTCAACCCGTGGAATGAAACGATTTTGATCGAGGCCATGGCCAAGCTGAACGATGTGGAAAACAAGACTGCGTTCTTCGAAGTCGCTGTGGAGGCTGAATCGGAAGAAGAAGCATTCTTTTTTCAACGTATGGCGGAGATGCTGCTGGGGTATCATGAGTTTGTGACGCCGGGAAAAGAAATTCTGGTGGTGGACAAGATTCCTCTATTGTACACAAAGGACCAACGCTTGGTCTTTACGGTCGAGTTGGATTACGGCTGGTGGTCGAAGGAAACTGATTTAATTTCAGATTTGATTCTAAATTTTTCGCCGCCCAATCACCCGATCACGAAACGTGAGGTCTGGATATCAGGACGGTTTTCACCACGTGCGAAGGCAGAACTGGAACAACGAGGTTGGAAGGTAGAAGAATCGGCGGTCCAAAAACTTGTCGTACGAAGAGAACTGCGGGATAAAACATTCAAGATCATGAATGATGACTAGACACATGAAGACATCACCATTTCTGCAAATATTCAGGAACTCAGGAACTAACAGTACGTGGTCGGTTATCTGGTTGTGTGTTCTTCTTGGTCTGCTTGGTGGGTGTGAATCGACGAAGCAGGCGCGAGTCGACAGTACATCGGGTTTTCTGAATGATTATTCCATCCTCAGGGTTGGGAAGGTGGACGAGGCAGATCGGATCTATCGAAAACCTCTGGTTGATTGGAAGTCCTACCGCAAAGTTCTTTTAGATCCTGTGTCCATTTGGAAGCCATCTCAAAAACAACTGGATGCCCATGCGGAAGCGCTGGATCTTGAGCATTTTGCAGATTACTTCTACCATGCATTATATCAATCACTCTCAAATGATTATGAAATGGTGTTTGATCCAGGTCCTGATACCTTACGAGTGCAAGCTGCGATAACCAACATCGAACAATCCTGGGTCATTCTTGATGTCATAACCGCCATGCCGGGGGTTGACCTCTTCTCCAGGGTCAAAGAGTACACGACAGGAAAACCTCTGTTTACCGGAGGAACCAGCATTGAATTCAAAGTTGTGGATGCCAAGACTCAAGATTTACTGATGGCAGGGGTCGATCGGCGAGTAGGCACTAAGGACATTGATGCTGATGCTTTCGACAGCTGGGCTGATGCTGAAGCTGCGATGAATTACTGGGCGCAACAAGCCCGATGGCGTTTCTGTACGCTCCGTGGCGACATCAACTGTGTAAGGCCTGGGGACGAAGAAAACTAGGCCTTCCCTCCACCTTGAATTCTTGCTAAGCAGCATCGATCCTCCTATTTTTCTCTCCCACATTGCATCCCTCTGATCCATTAAGCTTCCTTAGAAAATATCGGAATCTTTCTTGTGTCGGTGTCATGAACGCGTTGAACGATTGCGGAAAATTTTCAAGAACTTACGTTGATTCAGCCTGAAGCAGGGAAGCCATCCATCCCCCGGCGGGAATTGTCAATAACGGACATGTCACCTTGCTGAGAATTTGTTCTGTGTGACTTCCCCTCAAAGCATCCAAAAATCCGCGTCGTCCTGCAGTCGCCATGACCAAAAGGTCGGCTTCTTCCTCTTTGACGGTTTTGAGGATAGTTTCTGTGACGTGGCCTTCTACCGACTTCTGAATCCATTTCCACCCCGGTACCGTAGGAAGACTGACGGTTGGTGTTTGATCAGCCTGGCCGACATGGAGGACGGTGAAACGACCGGATGGGCAGTTGAGCCGGTAGACGACACGGGCGGCTGTTTGAATGGCCAATTGAGGATCAGGATCGGACGCGATGGGAATCACGATATGTTTGACGGAGACCGTTCCGTCTTTCTCCGACACAAACCCTTTGAGCCCTGTGGGGATCATGAGGGTCATTAATCGGGATTTCCTCGATACGGGTCTAGCCACCGATCTCCGGAACCAAAGGAGCCGGCCTTTGTCCTGTTGAGTCGCTAGAACAAGCAGATCAGTGGGGTGGCTTTCCAGCCAGCTCAGAACTGATTTTACTGGATCGCGACGTTGCGCGATCACTTTGCTGACCTCAATGCCTAATCGTGGAACAGCGGACCGTGGACTGTCTTTTGGTATGAGCTTCCATTGTAGGAGCGTTTTTCTGACTTCGGGAAATTCTGTCCAATCGGTCGGTTTTTCATCGGGCACATGGAGGATTGAGAGTTTGGATTGAGTAACCAGCGCAGCTTTAAGGGCATGTATAAATGCGGTATGACTTCCTGGACTGAAATCTGAACAATGGACGATATTATTAATGAGTGGAACGTGGAGGTGTTGTTCGTTCATGGCAATCCTTTCAAGATGTGGCGACGAAGGTCGTCTTCATTGTTTCCAAACGTCCTTGATCATTGGATATGGTCCTTTGTAGCTTTGCATCTACGGCCCTGATTCATCACGAGATGCGTCTGTCGTGTGACTGCCTCACTGCACCGAGCGGGAAAGGCACATGACAACAGTCATTGAGAAAACTTCCACACACCTGGATGAAGCGTTTCGAGAGCAAAAATTGTGAATACGCCAAGAGGATAATTTAAGGAAGATTGTCTGTAAAGTAATATGCCCCACGAATCTTTCGTGATCTGTTTTACGAAATATGATATAAGTCGAAATGGAACATGCGTCAGTCCATTCTTTAATCGCCTGTCATGAATGCGATTTACTGCACCGCAAGCGATTCTTGCAGGATGGCCAGCGTGCCATATGCGTGCGTTGCGGCACGCTCCTCTATCGTCAGGTCCAAAACGGGTTAGAGCGTACACTCGTCATGACCCTGACAGCTTTGATTCTGTTCCTGTTGGCGAATACCTTTCCGTTTATGACGTTCATGCTGGAAGGCCGTTCTCAGGAGAGCATCTTATTGACGGGCGTCGTCGAGCTCTATCTGCAGGGATTTTGGGAGCTTGCGATCTTGGTGTTTGCGGCAAGCATCGGGTTCCCGTTGATGAAAATTATCGGGATGTTGTACGTTCTGTTACCGCTGAAGTGGAACCGCCAGCTCTGGAAAGCCAAGGACATATTCCGGTTTGTCACCTATCTGACTCCGTGGGCGATGACGGAAGTGTACATGCTTGGAGCGTTTGTTGCGTATGTCAAACTGATCGATCTTGCGAGGATTGAGCTGGGGATTGCGGTCTATGCGTTTGCCACGCTTATTGTCGTGCTTGCTGCGGCCGGAGCCGCACTGAATCCCGAAGAAATCTGGGAGAGATTGGACGCGACGTGACAAGCCACGCTTCCTCTACTATGGCGGTTCATGCTTCGCTCATGAATTGCCATACATGTCACCAATTGAGCCGGGTCCGTTCCCATTCTCCTCATTTCCGTCCCCACTGCCCGCGCTGCGGGACGACCCTACATTTTCGCAAACCCAATAGTGTTAGTCGCACATGGGCGCTGACGCTGACGGCGTTTATCCTATACATTCCAGCCAACGTGTTTCCAGTCATGACGGTGATTTCATTCGGCGAAGGTTCCCCCGATACGATCCTGAGTGGCGTGATACATCTTATCGAAGCCGAGATGTGGCCGATCGCGCTTTTGGTGTTCTTCGCGAGCATCGTCGTTCCCATGGCGAAACTCGTGATCATGACGTATCTCCTGCTATCTCTTTACTTTCGATCTCATTGGAGGCCTAGACAACGTACGGTCCTTTACCGGGTTACTGAAGCGATCGGACGTTGGTCGATGATTGATATCTTCATGATCTCGATTTTGGTCGCCTTAGTACAGCTCCAGGCGATTGCGACGATAGAGCCTGGGCCGGGGGCGATATCGTTTGCAGCCGTTGTCATCATCACCATGGTCGCCGCGATGTCATTTGATCCGCGTTTAATCTGGGATGTGATGGAGAAGCGCGATGAGTGACACGAAACCGACTCAGTCCGACTTGGCCGGGTTGCCAGAGGCGGTGGTGGAAAGGCGAACGAAATTCCCGCTCGTATGGCTGATCCCGCTCATCGCGGCCATCATTGGTATTTGGCTCGCGTATAAAACTATCACTGCAATGGGACCGACGATTACTATCAGTTTCAAAAACGGGGAAGGCCTGGAGGCTGGCAAGACCAAAGTCAAATATAACGCCGTAGAGGTTGGTCTGGTCGAAACGGTTGAAATCAGCGAAGATCTGAGCCGCGTCATCGTAACCGCTAAGATGACCAAGGGGTCGAAATCGCATTTGAGGGAAAAGACACGGTTTTGGGTGGTCCGGCCTCGCATCGGATTAGCTGGTGTGTCCGGTCTCCAAACGTTGATCTCAGGTCCCTATATCGGGGTGGATCCCGGTCCAGGGGCTCTGAGCATGAACTTTGTCGGACTTGAAACTCCACCAGGAGTTACCGCGTTCGAAGAAGGTCGTCAATTTCGTTTGCAATCTCCAACGCTCGGGTTTTTAAAAGTCGGTACGCCGGTATACTTCCGGGATATCGAGGTAGGAAGAATCTTAAGTCATGAATTGGCGGATGATTCCCAGAGCGTATTCCTCAATATCTTCGTCCATGCGCCGCATCACCTTCGAGTACGTAGCACGAGTCGTTTCTGGAAGACCAGTGGGTTCGAGGTTTCTCTAGGAGCCAAGGGGTTGGACGTCAAATTGGATTCTGTGGCTTCCTTTATCGCGGGGGGGGTCGCGTTTGATACCCCTGTCACCGCGGCAGGAGGGGCGACGCCCAGTCAAGAGGGAACGGTCTTTGAGCTTTATGAGAGTTTTGACAGTATCGGTGAATCAGTGTACACACAGAAAGTCCCATATTTATTGCATTTTGATGGGTCGGTGCGAGGACTGGCAACCGGCGCGCCTGTGGAATTTAGGGGCATCAAAGTCGGGTCCGTCACGGACATCGCCGTCGTCATCGATGAAAAGGCTCTTGATGTCAGCATTCCCGTCGCGATCGAGATAGAGCCGCAACGTGTCTCGACGACACTCCATGAAGCTCGCCGGAACGACTACCAGACCATCAGCCTCCTGGTAAAACGCGGGTTACGGGCGCAGCTTCAAACGGCGAGTTTGCTCACGGGGCAACTGTTTGTCCAGCTCGAATTTTTCGAAGACCTTCCTAAGAAGAAACTGATCATGACCGGAAAATATCCTGAGATTCCAACCGTTCCATCAACCATGGATCAATTGCAAAATACGGTGAATGATGTTCTGGCAGATGTGAAAACACTTCCCTTGGACAAGATTGCCGACGAAGTCTTAAGCACCATGAAGGGGGTAAACCGGTTTGCGAACTCACCTGAGTTGCTCACTTCCGTCAGGCAATTGACCGCGACATTACACGATGTCAGGAGATTGACCCGTGATATGGATCGGGCGATCGTTGATGCGGCCGATCCTGACGCGCCAACGATGGTTAATTTGGCGAACATGCTGGAAGAGCTCTCGGATGCAGCCCGTTCCATTCGGGTCTTTGCCGAATATCTCGAGCGTCATCCCGAAGCGTTGGTGCGGGGGAAAAGTGAGTAAAGGATGGTGCGTATGAGAATTTCCGTCATGGCATGGGTAATTGTCACCGGCTTTCTTATCGGTTCGAGTGCCGGATGTGTGAGAACTCAACCGACGCATTATTATATCCTGAGCTCAATCGATTCTGAGGGCCGTTCGTCAATGCCTTCCATAGACGGGCCGGATGTGCGTATCGGCCTCGGGCCGCTGACCCTGCCGTCGTACTTGGATCGTGCGGGAATTGTCACGCGAATCACACCCAATACACTGAACATTGCTGATTTTGATAATTGGGCCGAACCACTTCACCAGAATGTCATGAGTGTGGTGTCCGAGAACCTGTCCTGGCTGCTCGGGACCGACAACATCGTCACGTACCCATGGAAGCGGAGTCATACCGTCGATTATCAACTCGTGCTTGACGTCATCGAATTTGATGTCAACTCAGCGGGGAATGCGCTCTTGTTTGCGCGCTGGAGTGTGGTGGGCGATGACGGGGAAACGGTCATCGCCACCAACAAAGGCCGGTACGTCAGGACGCCTGCGGGGAAAGACTACCACCACCTGGTACAAGCCCTCAGTGAGACGCTTGAGGACATGAGCCGGGAAATTGCGGATAGGATGACGGCTCTTCTCACACACGAGTAGTCACATGTCTTTTGATATGAAACCTCTTGTGATTTACTAAGGTAAGCGACCGACCGTCTCACATCAAAGCGCTACGTGACACCTGGTGATGACTGGCGCTTGCCAGGAGCAGTTACCTGGGAAGCGTATACTGGAGATTTGGCCATAGGGCCAGCCCGGAGGCGATTTGTTGAAAGCTATCCGGCGAAACAGGATTGGCGATGATGCGCATGGCGATTCGGAACACGACGGAATTCTTTCCCGAGATACCGAAGAATTTTCCCGTTCCGCCGACAAGATTGAATGGACCTTTGCAGCCATGTTCGTTTCCTCGGCACGACCATTGGGCATACACCTTGTCACCCTCTTTATCCGTGATGATACATCGTCCGCTTCCGACCCTGACTTGAGTTTCTAAATTCGTCTCTACCGAGCCTGGGCATAGAAGGCCGGCGGCATCTAATTTCCCTTTCCCCTCTTCGATAAACATCACTCCAGCCAGCACTCCGACCATTAAGGCTTTGTCTTCTTCCACTTGAGTAATCAGGCCTTGAGCTTGCCATGTGGCCATGGCCTTGACTGAAGTCTCTGTCGCGAGCCCAGAAGAAACGGTAGCAAGAATTGACCAACAGCAAAGAATGAAGACAGGAAAAATGGTTTGGCCTCTCATACATCGCTCCTTTCATGAGATGAATGGGGTTTATGGTATTAGAGAAAACGAAACTTTAATCCTGGCCAAGTAAACCACTTCGCATGATGACGCATCTCAAGTATGTGAAAGTGATGTGATGCGGCGACAGACGGGCTTACTCTCCAAGATAGAGTGCTGGAATCGCTTTGTCCTCCACAATCTTGTTTTGGCGTATCTTATGCAAAAATTCTGGAGAAGGCCAGCGAAGATGTGAACGAGAAATACACTAAAAATAGCTGTGGTGCATCGATTATGATTTTGGTGAACGTGCTTTCTAGAATGGCGAGATTTTGTAAGGGAGCAGAATCAGGATTGAGCACGAGAGGAATTGGGATCTCTCGACGGGGAGACCACAACCTTGCCGGGAACAAAGAAATCCTCGGTTTTAGCTTGAGGATCATCGGTGCCCCACGTGATGGTCTTTTCCATCTTTTGAAGACGCGGAATGTGTTTGGAACAATGGATGTAAGCTTCCTCAATATCCACTAGGACCCACTGCACGATGAGGTGTGGTGACGGACTGGCCTCGTGCAGGAGGGCGATTTGTGCCAGGGAGGCCGGGATCTGCTCCGCCTGAAATAATCGAGCGGTGCCATTGACATGGAGTCCGACAGTTGAACCGAAAAAATCGACAAACACCAGTCCAATGTGAGGATTCTCGACGATATTCCCTAGGCTCGCGAAGACACCATTCCCGCGAAATTCGGGGTACGCTAACGTGTGGGGATTCAACACGACAACAAACCCAGGCTTGCCGAATCTTGGAGAGCAATCACAGTGGCCATTGGTGTCGGATGTCCCGATAAACATCATCTCTTGCCTGCCGATAAACGTTTGCATGTCTTCCGTCAAATGGTCGTGCATTTGACGGTCATAAAACCGGCGAGCCCGATCTTGGCTGCCTAGCGTTTGTTGTAATTGCCGCTCGCCTTGAGAACCTGTCGTACTCATTTTGGTACCAGTGAAATCGTGAGAAACCTTAAGCTGTGGCACTTGGATTCAAGCCTACTATAAATGCAGATGGAAATGCATCCCTTCTTAAGTGCGGGGGAGGTATAGGGGGAGAATGGTGAGAAGGACTTCAGCGCAAGAGCCAATTCATGAGTGATGGCGAATCAGAGGCCTTCAAAATAATAACTGAATTCAATCATGTGGAGATCTGTCCCTCGACTTTTTCCATAAATCATCGCATCTGACATGTGATGAAATCGATAGCCGACGGCCAGATTCCAAGGAAGATGGTAGGTAACTCCCAGGTGCCCAATAAATTGGAACGGTCCTCCGACATCTTGACGGCCATATTCCCAATCGCTAATTAGCGCTCCACCAGCGGCGATATCGAATGTGAGATTCCAACTCTTGTTGGTGGCTGCCAAGCCAGGGGTCACGGTTGTGATGAAACCCAAGTCACGGGCTCCACGTATGACGCCAGCTGAGCCATACAGTCTGACTCGTGCGCTCCAGTCCGGTGATAAGTCCCATTGCCATGGCAAGCCCATGATGCCAAACACGTCGAATTGCTCAAAGTCCACCTTTTCACCGGGTGGCAAACCTGCATCTTTGAAATTCATGCCTCCACGAATGCCTACGGCCATGAGGTCAAGGTCTTTTGCCCAAGCCCCTCCCGCAACAAATCCCGTAGAGGCAAAAAATAACGTAGAAACAAATAGAATTAGAATGTTCAATGTAAGTGGAATATTGAGTCTATTTAATCGGATAAGCAGAACGTTGCGCGGCCCGCCAGAAAAAAGCTCGGGTTCGTCACTTTGGGATGCGGCAATGTCGGGTGAATATATAATTGCATTTCTTCATATTTCAAGATTTATTTGATAGCATTACTGTTACCCCTTGATCCCAGCCAAAATATCATCCAGGAATTGATTGATTTAGTCCCTGGACCACTGAGACTGTTACAACTTACCTTTTACCTTGTTTCTGGAAAACATTATGCCTGAATGGGTAAAGTGTGAAATTTTCAAATGTTACATCTATGTTAATTGTATGTTACGAATGTATTAATTATAATGAATTTTAGAATAATCATTATAAGGGAGGTGAATGATGAAACATATCATGATTGGAGCCACAGTCGGATATTTCTTGTTTCTCTCGGGATGCGCTGCGACTTCGCCGTTTCCGATGAATGATAGTCAAGCCTTAAAGTCGGATTCAGAGTTTGGAAGCCTGACGGCTCAACCGGATGTCTTCAAAGGGCGAGCGATTAAGCTGGCAGGTCGTATGGTTGGGGTTGAGTCGACCGATGAGGGGACATTCGTCACGGCAGAATGGCTTCCCTATCCAGAGGCTGAATACCTAGGGCCCTACAAGACCACTGAGGGCTCGCCTGAGAGATTCGTCATTTTCTACCCGGGCAAGCTTGATTCTAAGGGACAATTGTACGGGAATAAATTTCTTGTCTACGGCAAAAACGAAGGGAAGCCTCTAGGTGAGCGCGCTTCTGCAAGCGTTCCCTACATTACCGCTCGTTGTCTGCACGTATGGAAAACAGGGCTTGATCGACTAGATACGAGACCTGACACCGAATACACACAATACGACGAGGAAACCTATTGCGCTGATACATAAAGAGTAGAGGTGTTAAGGAGAAAGTCCCTGCCGAGGCCCTTTGCATGGAGGTCCGGCAGGGATTTTTTTATGAAGGGCGAGACAGGATGGGACGTTACAGTTGGAGATGGACTTGTGTCTGAATTCCGGAATGATCGCAGGCTTGATAAATATGTCGTTGACAGGCTAAGTCATACTCTTCTTGAGCGTGGCCCTCGTCTCCCGCCATTGTAAGCGCCACTCCCCGATTGTAGTGAACGAGTCCTCCATCCGCTCCTAAATGAATCGCTCGGGTAAAATCTTGAATAGCCGCTTCGATTTCGCCATTCATAAGCTCAAGGAGTCCTCGGCTCTGAAACGCTTGGTGAAGCGAGCTATTGAGTCTGATCGTTTGATCGAGGTCTTTCTTCGCTGCTTCTCTCGCGCCCGACTTGAGGTACGCGACTGCTCGATTGAGGTAGATTTCAGCCATGGGGTTGTCGAATGTCAAGGCTTTTGAAAAATCCTGAATGGCGTCTTGATACTGTCCGAGTTGACTGAACGCCAACCCCCGATGATTCAACGCTTGCGGAGAATCTGAAGCAGATTCCAAAACCAGAGAAAAATATTCGAGAGCTTTCTGGGGATGCCCTGCTTCCAAATAGGCGGTCCCGAGATTCTCCAGATATCGAGAGTTCTGTGGGGCCAATTTGACGGCCTGTGTCAGATCTTTGATCGCTTGATCCCATTTTCCTCGTTTTGCGTAGACATATCCCCGGGCATTTAAGATGGCGTGCTGACTCGGGTTTTTCTGCAACGCCTTCGAGAAGACCTCCTCAGCTTCATTCAACCGTCCAGAATAATAAAGATTCTGACCTTGCGTTAATGTTTCAGAAGTGTGATCAGGAGCAGAATCTCTCGAATTCAGACTCATACAGCCTATGAGAGTTCCTAATAGTGCGAGGAGGAGAACCCATTGAACACATTTACAGATTGTTAGTGATATTTTTCTCATCTCTGTATATTTCTCCAGGAATGAATGTTGAGCAATGCTCAACTGTATCGCGCTCGTGTTACGCTTCAAGGTCGTCTTTGTTACATTGGTGTTACGTTATGGTTGTTTGGGCGGTCGTACGCTGGTGGTGTTTCAGTCATTCAAGGAAAGGGGGGGAGATTTTCTTCTGGCAAGCCTGGAAATCAGTTATTCGAAAGGATGGTAGGAATGGGAAAGGGTAGGGAAGAAATCCTTACACTGATGGAAGCTGCATGCTCAGGTCTTTTGCGGTGGCTCGCCGGGCTCCGGCTGCCGTCATTTCTTGAAGGGCGTCCTCAGAGTCATGGGGCTTCAGGTTGACGCCGCATATCGCGTCTTCCAGCACGACCATCCGCAACCCCAATTTCAATCCATCCAAAACAGATTGCTTAATCCAATGCTCGGTGGCGAGACCGACGATATAGACAGTTGTGGCGTCCCGGTCTTCGAGATAATCGGCCAGGGAGGTGCCATCAAACCCTGAATAGGATTCTTTTTGAGGGTTTGTGGCAACAGAAATGATGAGGCTGCCGTTCGGGAGGTGGAGATCTGCATGAAATTGTGCCCCCCGTGATCCCTGGACACAGTGAGATGGCCATGGGCCACCATGTTCTTGGAAAGAACAGTGATTAGGCGGATGCCAGTCTCGTGTGGCCATCACTGTGGCTCCTTGGTGTTGAAACAAGGCGATGTAGCGATTGATTTGAGGAAGAATCTGATCGCTACCCTCTACAGCTAATGCTCCTCCAGGAAAAAAGTCATTCTGGAGATGGATAAGAACCAGGGCGCACGTTTTATCTGGTTTCAAATCCGGTGGCGGTGGGCTGGTGGGCTCCTGGGATCTTTTAACGAGTTTCATACGATTAGGCCACGATTTCAGTGCCAATGCCCTTGTCGGTAAAAATTTCCAGCAAAATGGCATGGGGGATTCGTCCGTCAATGATGTGAGCTTTTTGGACTCCACCATCCAAAGCCGTCAAACAGGCATGGACTTTGGGGAGCATGCCTTCGCTAATGATCTTTTTCTTGACCATTCGCTCTGTGTCTTTACGCGACAACGTGGGCACATGATGATTCTCGGCATCCCGAATCCCTTTGATGTCGCTCAACACCAGGAGTTTTTCGGCATGGAGCGCGCCGGCCACGCTTCCAGCCACGAGATCCGCATTGATGTTGTAGGTATTGCCTTTTTTGTCGACACCAATCGGAGCGATGACAGGAATGAAATTTTCTTCTTGAAGTTTTACGATCAATCTTGCATCGACCTGGTCGACTTCGCCGACGAACCCATAGTCGTGATCTTCCGGGGTATCGGTTTCACCCGTCAGTTTGTGGACCAATGCCTTCGCATTAAATGGTTTGGAGAGAAACAGACGTCCATCTTTTCCCGTCAGACCAACAGCCTTTCCTCCATGCTGGTTGAGCATGCTCACGATTTCTTTGTTGATCTTTCCCCCTAGGACCATTTCAACGACGTCCATAGTGGCCTGGTCGGTCACACGGACGCCATTGACAAACTTGGGTTGAATGTTCAGCTTATCGAGCATGGCATTAATTTGTGGACCGCCTCCGTGGATCACGACGGGATTCAAGCCCACGTATTTGAGGAGCACGACATCCTCGGCAAAACCCTCTTTCAAGGCATGCTGTGTCATCGCGGCTCCCCCATATTTGATCACGATGGTCTTGCCGGCGAATGTCCGGATGTAGGGAAGAGCCTCGACGAGAATGTCAGCTTTCTTAATCAGTCGTTCCATTGACGAAGAACCTCTAGAGAATTGGGATGCCTCCTCTCGGCATGTGCCTCATGCCGGGGAGAACAAGGTTACAGGATGTAGCGGCTGAGGTCCTGATCTTTCACGATGTCGTGCAGATGTTGTTTCACGTAAGCCGCATCCACGACGACCTTCTTGTTAGTCAGTTCTTGAGCTTCGAACGATACATCTTCCAGCATTCGTTCGACGATCGTGAAGAGCCGTCTTGCCCCGATATTTTCAGTCCGATCATTGACTTCGACAGCGGTGGCAGCAATTTCTTCAATGCCATCATCGGTAAAGTCGAGTGTCACCCCTTCCGTGTTCATCAGCGCTTGATACTGTTTGACGAGCGCGTTTTTAGGCTCTGTCAGAATGCGGATGAGGTCGTGTTTCGTGAGGGCTTCCAGTTCGACTCGAATGGGGAAGCGACCTTGCAGTTCCGGAATCAGATCCGCTGGCTTCGAGACGTGGAACGCACCAGCCGCCACGAATAAAATGTGGTCGGTGCGAACGGGGCCATACTTGGTGTTCACGGTGGAGCCTTCGACGATAGGGAGCAGGTCGCGTTGCACCCCCTCCCGAGAGATGTCAGGGCCGGTATGTTTTTCCCGTCCGGCGATT
The genomic region above belongs to Nitrospirales bacterium and contains:
- a CDS encoding isochorismatase family protein, encoding MKLVKRSQEPTSPPPPDLKPDKTCALVLIHLQNDFFPGGALAVEGSDQILPQINRYIALFQHQGATVMATRDWHPPNHCSFQEHGGPWPSHCVQGSRGAQFHADLHLPNGSLIISVATNPQKESYSGFDGTSLADYLEDRDATTVYIVGLATEHWIKQSVLDGLKLGLRMVVLEDAICGVNLKPHDSEDALQEMTAAGARRATAKDLSMQLPSV
- the argB gene encoding acetylglutamate kinase, producing the protein MERLIKKADILVEALPYIRTFAGKTIVIKYGGAAMTQHALKEGFAEDVVLLKYVGLNPVVIHGGGPQINAMLDKLNIQPKFVNGVRVTDQATMDVVEMVLGGKINKEIVSMLNQHGGKAVGLTGKDGRLFLSKPFNAKALVHKLTGETDTPEDHDYGFVGEVDQVDARLIVKLQEENFIPVIAPIGVDKKGNTYNINADLVAGSVAGALHAEKLLVLSDIKGIRDAENHHVPTLSRKDTERMVKKKIISEGMLPKVHACLTALDGGVQKAHIIDGRIPHAILLEIFTDKGIGTEIVA